In Streptomyces sp. NBC_01439, the following are encoded in one genomic region:
- a CDS encoding diaminobutyrate--2-oxoglutarate transaminase family protein, with protein MFETQSGRAISAGGPTLVAATEPAAAAAATEIPPQVPPQGSRGPVPDGAGSPGGSGRSGRSGVSEGPGGSVAPENILRRQAQRESAARTYARSLPIVPVRARGLTIEGADGRRYLDCLSGAGTLALGHNHPVVLEAIRGVLDSGAPLHVLDLATPVKDAFTTELFANLPPALAADARIQFCGPAGTDAVEAALTLVRTATGRPGLLAFTGAYHGMTAGALDASGGAPGVRVTRLPYPQDLRCPFGVGGPEGAELSARWTENLLDDPKGGVSAPAGMIVEPVQGEGGVIPAPDGWLRRMREITAARGIPLIADEVQTGVGRTGAFWGVDHAGVVPDVMVLSKAIGGSLPLAVIVYRAALDVWAPGAHAGTFRGNQLAMAAGTATLTFVRENRLAERAAALGERMLAALHGLACGHPCIGEVRGRGLMIGIELVDPDTGAAAPSLAAAVRQECLDRGLIVELGGRHGAVVRLLPPLTLTDEQAAAVLDRLADAIPAAARRTH; from the coding sequence ATGTTCGAGACGCAATCCGGAAGAGCAATCAGTGCGGGAGGACCGACACTCGTGGCTGCCACCGAGCCGGCCGCGGCGGCGGCCGCGACAGAGATCCCACCTCAAGTGCCGCCGCAGGGAAGCCGGGGACCGGTTCCGGACGGAGCCGGCAGCCCGGGCGGTTCGGGTCGCTCGGGCCGCTCGGGCGTGAGCGAGGGGCCGGGGGGTTCCGTCGCTCCTGAGAACATCCTGCGCAGACAGGCACAGCGGGAGTCCGCCGCCCGGACGTACGCGCGCTCGCTGCCCATCGTCCCCGTGCGGGCCCGCGGGCTCACCATCGAGGGCGCCGACGGGCGGCGCTACCTCGACTGCCTCTCCGGCGCCGGCACGCTCGCCCTCGGGCACAACCATCCGGTGGTGCTCGAAGCCATCCGGGGCGTCCTCGACTCGGGGGCCCCGCTGCACGTGCTGGACCTCGCGACCCCGGTCAAGGACGCCTTCACCACCGAGCTGTTCGCCAACCTGCCGCCCGCGCTCGCAGCCGACGCGCGCATCCAGTTCTGCGGTCCGGCCGGAACGGACGCCGTGGAGGCCGCACTCACACTGGTGCGCACCGCGACCGGACGCCCCGGGCTGCTCGCCTTCACCGGGGCCTACCACGGCATGACCGCCGGGGCCCTGGACGCTTCGGGCGGCGCCCCCGGCGTGCGGGTGACCCGGCTGCCGTACCCGCAGGACCTGCGCTGCCCGTTCGGAGTCGGTGGCCCAGAAGGCGCCGAACTCTCCGCGCGCTGGACGGAGAACCTGCTGGACGACCCGAAGGGCGGAGTGTCCGCCCCCGCAGGCATGATCGTCGAGCCCGTGCAGGGCGAGGGCGGGGTGATCCCCGCCCCGGACGGTTGGCTGCGCCGGATGCGCGAGATCACCGCGGCGCGGGGGATCCCGCTGATCGCCGACGAGGTGCAGACGGGCGTCGGCCGGACCGGTGCCTTCTGGGGAGTCGACCACGCCGGGGTGGTGCCCGACGTCATGGTCCTCTCCAAGGCGATCGGTGGCAGCCTGCCGCTCGCGGTGATCGTGTATCGGGCCGCCCTGGACGTCTGGGCCCCCGGCGCGCACGCGGGCACCTTCCGCGGCAACCAGCTCGCCATGGCCGCCGGTACCGCCACGCTCACCTTCGTCCGCGAGAACCGGCTCGCCGAGCGCGCCGCCGCCCTGGGGGAACGGATGCTGGCCGCCCTGCACGGCCTGGCCTGCGGCCATCCGTGCATCGGAGAGGTACGGGGCCGGGGCCTGATGATCGGCATCGAACTCGTCGACCCCGACACCGGGGCCGCCGCGCCGTCCCTCGCCGCTGCCGTCCGCCAGGAGTGCCTGGACCGCGGCCTGATCGTCGAACTCGGCGGCCGCCACGGCGCCGTGGTGCGCCTCCTTCCCCCGCTGACCCTGACCGACGAGCAGGCCGCGGCGGTCCTCGACCGTCTGGCCGACGCCATCCCGGCCGCCGCCCGTCGGACCCACTGA
- a CDS encoding trypsin-like serine peptidase, with protein sequence MRSNRPVTAILCAATLALTAAACGPGDEEAGGDAKPTVAASLPGQDGIKIPDQLKDKLKEHGIDLEKWKGGEWKNWKKEDWLREAGDYINPVIEGLWDPDRMRDAEQPQRPSVDPDAGKDQGVTDPTPAPVAAKQANPPYHTSVPSSGKVFFDGPEGSMVCSATVIKDPAHPGKSNMVWTAGHCVHAGKAGGWYRNIAFVPSYNNTGKPSAQLKGAPRETVAPFGVWWSDWAQTSDQWIASGGPTGGAGAPYDFAVLHVAPEKGKTKSLEETVGSALPVDFNAQAVPKVASITATGYPAAAPFDGQRAFQCTDRPGRLSLNANDPVMYRIGCTMTGGSSGGGWVTAGADGKPALVSNTSIGPAKAGWLAGPRLGPEAKGIFDAVSAKFK encoded by the coding sequence ATGCGATCGAACCGACCGGTCACCGCGATTCTGTGCGCGGCCACGCTCGCGCTGACCGCGGCTGCCTGCGGCCCCGGCGACGAGGAGGCCGGCGGCGACGCCAAGCCGACCGTGGCGGCGAGCCTGCCGGGCCAGGACGGGATCAAGATCCCGGACCAGCTCAAGGACAAGCTCAAGGAACACGGTATAGACCTGGAGAAGTGGAAGGGGGGTGAGTGGAAGAACTGGAAGAAGGAGGACTGGCTCCGCGAGGCGGGCGACTACATCAACCCGGTCATCGAGGGCCTGTGGGACCCGGACCGCATGCGTGACGCCGAGCAGCCGCAGCGTCCGTCCGTCGACCCCGACGCGGGCAAGGACCAGGGCGTCACCGACCCGACCCCGGCACCGGTGGCGGCCAAGCAGGCCAACCCGCCCTACCACACGAGCGTTCCGTCGTCCGGCAAGGTGTTCTTCGACGGCCCCGAGGGCTCGATGGTCTGCTCGGCGACCGTGATCAAGGACCCGGCCCACCCCGGCAAGTCGAACATGGTCTGGACCGCGGGCCACTGCGTCCACGCGGGCAAGGCCGGCGGCTGGTACCGCAACATCGCCTTCGTCCCGTCCTACAACAACACGGGCAAGCCGTCGGCACAGCTCAAGGGCGCGCCCCGCGAGACGGTGGCCCCGTTCGGCGTGTGGTGGAGCGACTGGGCGCAGACCTCCGACCAGTGGATCGCGAGCGGCGGTCCGACCGGCGGCGCGGGTGCCCCCTACGACTTCGCGGTGCTCCACGTGGCGCCCGAGAAGGGCAAGACCAAGTCCCTGGAAGAGACCGTCGGTTCGGCGCTCCCGGTGGACTTCAACGCGCAGGCCGTGCCGAAGGTCGCGAGCATCACGGCGACGGGCTACCCGGCGGCGGCTCCGTTCGACGGCCAGCGCGCCTTCCAGTGCACGGACCGGCCGGGCCGGCTGTCCCTGAACGCGAACGACCCGGTGATGTACCGCATCGGCTGCACCATGACCGGCGGTTCCTCCGGTGGCGGCTGGGTCACGGCGGGCGCCGACGGCAAGCCGGCGCTGGTGTCGAACACCTCGATAGGCCCGGCCAAGGCGGGCTGGCTGGCCGGGCCCCGGCTGGGGCCGGAGGCGAAGGGCATTTTCGACGCCGTCAGCGCCAAGTTCAAGTAG
- the hflX gene encoding GTPase HflX produces the protein MTSSSSPSQDARDAQDVRDSQSFTESLRADALMEEDVAWSHEIDGDRDGEQFERSERAALRRVVGLSTELEDVTEVEYRQLRLERVVLVGVWTSGTVNDAENSLAELAALAETAGALVLDGVIQRRDKPDPATFIGSGKARELRDIVMESGADTVVCDGELSPGQLIALEDVVKVKVVDRTALILDIFAQHAKSREGKAQVALAQMQYMLPRLRGWGASLSRQMGGGGGGGMATRGPGETKIETDRRRIREKMAKMRREIAEMKTGRDIKRQERRRNKVPSVAIAGYTNAGKSSLLNRLTGAGVLVENALFATLDPTVRRAETPSGRVYTLADTVGFVRHLPHHLVEAFRSTMEEVGDSDLILHIVDGSHPAPEEQLAAVREVIREVGAVNVPEIVVINKADAADPLVLQRLLRIERHSIAVSARTGMGIEELLALIDSELPRPEVEVEALVPYTRGSLVAKAHAEGEVISEEHTPDGTLLKARVHQELAADLAPYALAKR, from the coding sequence ATGACCTCCTCTTCTTCCCCTTCCCAGGACGCGCGGGACGCCCAGGACGTGCGGGACTCGCAGAGCTTCACCGAGAGCCTTCGGGCCGATGCCCTGATGGAAGAGGACGTCGCCTGGAGCCACGAGATCGACGGAGACCGGGACGGCGAGCAGTTCGAACGCTCGGAGCGCGCGGCCCTGCGCCGCGTGGTCGGCCTCTCCACCGAGCTCGAAGACGTCACCGAGGTCGAGTACCGGCAGCTGCGCCTGGAGCGCGTCGTCCTGGTCGGCGTCTGGACCTCCGGCACGGTGAACGACGCGGAGAACTCCCTCGCGGAGCTCGCCGCCCTCGCCGAGACGGCGGGTGCTCTCGTACTCGACGGTGTGATCCAGCGCCGTGACAAGCCGGACCCGGCCACCTTCATCGGCTCGGGCAAGGCGCGCGAGCTGCGTGACATCGTCATGGAGAGCGGCGCGGACACCGTCGTGTGCGACGGTGAGCTCAGCCCCGGCCAGCTCATCGCCCTTGAGGACGTCGTCAAGGTGAAGGTGGTCGACCGGACCGCGCTGATCCTCGACATCTTCGCCCAGCACGCCAAGTCCCGAGAGGGCAAGGCGCAGGTCGCCCTCGCGCAGATGCAGTACATGCTGCCGCGACTGCGCGGCTGGGGTGCCTCGCTGTCCCGGCAGATGGGTGGCGGCGGCGGTGGCGGCATGGCCACGCGCGGCCCCGGTGAGACCAAGATCGAGACCGACCGACGTCGGATCCGCGAGAAGATGGCGAAGATGCGCCGGGAGATCGCGGAGATGAAGACCGGCCGTGACATCAAGCGGCAGGAACGGCGCCGCAACAAGGTGCCCTCGGTCGCCATCGCCGGTTACACCAACGCGGGCAAGTCCTCGCTGCTCAACCGCCTCACGGGCGCGGGCGTGCTGGTGGAGAACGCACTGTTCGCCACCCTCGACCCGACCGTGCGCCGGGCCGAGACGCCGAGCGGCCGGGTCTACACCCTGGCCGACACCGTCGGCTTCGTCCGGCACCTGCCCCACCACCTCGTCGAGGCCTTCCGCTCCACGATGGAGGAGGTCGGCGACTCCGACCTCATCCTGCACATCGTGGACGGCTCGCACCCGGCGCCGGAGGAACAGCTGGCGGCGGTGCGCGAGGTGATCCGTGAGGTCGGCGCGGTGAACGTGCCCGAGATCGTCGTGATCAACAAGGCGGACGCCGCGGACCCGCTGGTCCTGCAGCGGCTGCTGCGGATCGAACGGCACTCCATCGCCGTCTCGGCGCGCACGGGCATGGGCATCGAGGAACTCCTCGCGCTCATCGACTCCGAGCTGCCGCGGCCCGAGGTCGAGGTGGAGGCCCTGGTGCCGTACACGCGCGGCTCGCTGGTCGCCAAGGCGCACGCCGAGGGCGAGGTGATCTCCGAGGAGCACACCCCGGACGGCACCCTGCTCAAGGCGCGGGTCCACCAGGAACTGGCGGCGGACCTGGCGCCGTACGCGCTCGCGAAGCGCTGA
- a CDS encoding M1 family metallopeptidase yields the protein MQLSSPRLRATLLAAASLTLVAAVLPPPKPLGIGDRLFPELGNPGYDVLSYDLSFDYKDNLNPLDAVTVIDARALERLERINLDFTHGKVASAEVNGEPARFESVAEDLVLTPARPVADNMPLHITIRHTSDPRGRGDGGWVPTEDGLAMANQADAAHRVFPCNDHPADKALFTFRITAPAGLTAVANGESVAPAVRLGPTTTWTYRTRHPMATELAQVSVGRSEVVHGTGPHGLPLRDVVPAADRQRLDPWLKKTAGHIEWMEERVGRYPFENYGVLIARATTGFELETQTLSLFESNLFARDGYPDWYVESVMVHELAHQWFGDSVTPRTWSDLWLNEGHATWYEALYADGLGKYSLERRMREAYQRSDQWRAAGGPPAAPKAAAPGQKIGLFRPVVYDGSALILYALRQEIGTEAFEKIERRWVAENRDGIAGTADFVRLASQEAGRDLAAFLEPWLYGATTPPMPGHPEWSGTAASGKPASGKPASGKATPGTAADVSTR from the coding sequence ATGCAGCTCTCCTCCCCGCGCCTGCGCGCCACCCTGCTCGCCGCGGCCTCCCTCACCCTCGTCGCCGCCGTCCTGCCCCCACCGAAGCCGCTGGGCATCGGCGACCGGCTCTTTCCGGAGCTAGGGAACCCGGGGTACGACGTGCTCTCGTACGACCTGTCCTTCGACTACAAGGACAATCTGAACCCGCTCGACGCGGTCACCGTCATCGACGCCCGCGCCCTGGAGCGGCTGGAGCGCATCAATCTGGACTTCACCCACGGCAAGGTGGCGTCCGCGGAGGTCAACGGGGAGCCGGCGCGGTTCGAGAGCGTGGCCGAGGACCTGGTCCTGACGCCCGCGCGCCCGGTGGCGGACAACATGCCGCTGCACATCACCATCCGGCACACCAGCGATCCGCGCGGCCGCGGCGACGGCGGCTGGGTGCCCACGGAGGACGGCTTGGCCATGGCCAACCAGGCCGACGCCGCGCACCGCGTCTTCCCCTGCAACGACCACCCCGCCGACAAGGCGCTCTTCACCTTCCGGATCACCGCCCCGGCCGGCCTCACGGCCGTCGCCAACGGGGAGTCGGTGGCCCCCGCCGTGCGGCTCGGCCCCACGACGACCTGGACGTACCGCACCCGGCACCCGATGGCCACCGAGCTGGCCCAGGTCTCCGTGGGCCGCTCCGAGGTCGTGCACGGCACCGGACCGCACGGGCTGCCGCTGCGCGACGTGGTGCCCGCGGCCGACCGGCAGCGGCTCGATCCCTGGCTCAAGAAGACCGCGGGCCACATCGAGTGGATGGAGGAGCGCGTCGGCCGCTACCCCTTCGAGAACTACGGTGTGCTGATCGCGCGGGCCACGACCGGCTTCGAGCTGGAGACGCAGACCCTCTCGCTCTTCGAGAGCAACCTGTTCGCGCGCGACGGCTACCCCGACTGGTACGTCGAGTCCGTGATGGTCCACGAGCTCGCCCACCAGTGGTTCGGCGACAGCGTCACCCCGCGGACCTGGTCCGACCTGTGGCTCAACGAGGGACACGCCACCTGGTACGAGGCCCTGTACGCGGACGGGCTCGGCAAGTACTCCCTGGAGCGGCGCATGCGCGAGGCGTACCAGCGTTCCGACCAGTGGCGGGCGGCGGGCGGCCCGCCGGCCGCCCCGAAGGCAGCCGCACCCGGCCAGAAGATCGGGCTGTTCCGGCCGGTGGTCTACGACGGGTCCGCGCTGATCCTCTACGCCCTGCGGCAGGAGATCGGCACGGAGGCCTTCGAGAAGATCGAGCGGCGCTGGGTCGCGGAGAACCGGGACGGGATCGCGGGGACGGCCGACTTCGTACGCCTGGCATCGCAGGAGGCGGGCCGCGACCTCGCGGCCTTCCTGGAGCCCTGGCTGTACGGGGCCACGACCCCGCCGATGCCGGGGCACCCGGAGTGGAGCGGCACGGCGGCCTCTGGCAAGCCTGCCTCTGGCAAGCCGGCCTCCGGCAAGGCGACCCCCGGCACGGCGGCGGACGTGAGCACCCGATAA
- a CDS encoding RelA/SpoT family protein, producing the protein MSAEATNPEAHPEARPELRRRGRTRLDLRRLGRAALLGPTSRDRLPDAIGHVAEAHRAHHPDADLSILRRAYLLAETSHRGQMRKSGEPYITHPLAVTLILAELGAETTTLTASLLHDTVEDTDVTLDQVRAEFGDEVCFIVDGVTKVEKIDYGAAAEPETFRKMLVATGNDVRVMSIKLADRLHNMRTLGVMRPEKQARIAKVTRDVLIPLAERLGVQALKTELEDLVFAILHPEEYESTRALLAAHAGERDPLPAIADSVRGVLREAGIAAEVQVRPRHFVSVHRISRTRGELRGSDFGRILVLVGENADCYAVLGELHTCFTPVVSEFKDFIATPKFNLYQSLHTAFATPEGYVAEVIVRTRQMHRVAEAGVVALGNPYATATADAAADPDEERVDPTRPGWLSRLLDWQQSAPDPDTFWTVLRAELAQDREITVFRDDGSATGTISLPAGASCIDAAYAQHGEAAHGCIGARVNGRLTSLSSALSDGDTVQLLLAQDATSGPAAEWLDHARTPAARIAISSWLESHPDRAMATTSAARAPLSVVGARGGGANAVADLPDATVRLAGCCTPVPPDAVAGFLVRGGAVTVHRIHCAAVAQMRAVGRTSVAVHWRATADCRVTLRAESFGRPHLLADLTEAIAREGVEVVSATVEPPVEQRVRHSYTLQLPDAAGLPALMRAMRDVPGVYDVSRV; encoded by the coding sequence ATGAGTGCAGAGGCCACGAACCCCGAAGCACACCCCGAAGCGCGCCCTGAGCTCCGCAGACGCGGTCGGACCAGGCTCGATCTGCGCCGGCTCGGGCGCGCGGCCCTGCTCGGGCCGACGTCACGAGACCGGCTTCCGGACGCGATCGGCCACGTTGCCGAGGCGCACCGCGCCCACCACCCGGACGCCGATTTGTCCATTCTGCGCCGCGCGTATCTCCTCGCGGAGACCTCGCACCGCGGCCAGATGCGAAAAAGTGGTGAGCCGTACATCACACATCCACTCGCCGTCACCCTGATCCTCGCCGAACTCGGCGCCGAAACCACCACCTTGACGGCCTCTCTGCTCCACGACACCGTCGAAGACACCGACGTGACCCTCGACCAGGTCCGGGCGGAGTTCGGTGACGAGGTGTGCTTCATCGTCGACGGCGTCACCAAGGTGGAGAAGATCGACTACGGCGCCGCCGCCGAACCCGAGACCTTCCGCAAGATGCTCGTCGCCACCGGCAACGACGTCCGCGTCATGTCCATCAAACTCGCCGACCGGCTGCACAACATGCGCACCCTGGGCGTGATGCGCCCCGAGAAGCAGGCCCGCATCGCCAAGGTCACCCGCGACGTGCTCATCCCGCTGGCCGAACGGCTCGGCGTGCAGGCCCTCAAGACCGAGTTGGAAGACCTCGTCTTCGCGATCCTGCACCCCGAGGAGTACGAGAGCACCCGCGCGCTCCTCGCCGCCCATGCCGGAGAACGCGACCCGCTGCCCGCCATCGCCGACTCCGTACGGGGTGTCCTGCGCGAGGCCGGCATCGCCGCCGAAGTACAGGTCCGGCCACGGCACTTCGTCTCCGTGCACCGCATTTCCCGCACCCGCGGCGAACTGCGCGGCTCCGACTTCGGCCGCATCCTCGTCCTCGTCGGCGAGAACGCCGACTGCTACGCCGTGCTCGGCGAGCTGCACACCTGCTTCACCCCGGTCGTCTCAGAGTTCAAGGACTTCATCGCCACCCCGAAGTTCAACCTCTACCAGTCGCTGCACACCGCCTTCGCCACCCCCGAGGGCTACGTGGCCGAGGTCATCGTGCGGACCCGGCAGATGCACCGCGTCGCCGAGGCCGGCGTGGTCGCCCTCGGCAATCCGTACGCCACCGCGACGGCCGATGCCGCCGCCGACCCGGACGAGGAGCGCGTGGACCCCACGCGCCCCGGCTGGCTGTCCCGACTCCTCGACTGGCAACAGTCCGCGCCCGACCCCGACACCTTCTGGACCGTGCTCCGGGCGGAGCTGGCCCAGGACCGGGAGATCACCGTGTTCCGGGACGATGGCAGCGCCACCGGCACGATCAGTCTGCCGGCCGGAGCCAGCTGTATCGACGCCGCCTACGCGCAGCACGGCGAGGCGGCCCACGGCTGTATCGGCGCCCGCGTCAACGGGCGCCTCACCTCCCTGTCCTCCGCCCTGTCCGACGGGGACACCGTCCAGCTGCTGCTCGCGCAGGACGCCACCTCCGGCCCCGCCGCCGAGTGGCTGGACCACGCACGGACCCCCGCCGCCCGGATCGCCATCAGCAGCTGGCTCGAATCCCATCCCGACCGCGCCATGGCCACCACCTCGGCCGCCCGGGCACCGCTCTCGGTGGTCGGGGCCCGCGGTGGCGGGGCCAACGCGGTCGCCGACCTGCCGGACGCCACCGTGCGGCTGGCCGGGTGCTGCACCCCGGTGCCACCGGACGCCGTCGCCGGGTTCCTGGTCCGCGGCGGGGCCGTCACCGTGCACCGCATCCACTGCGCGGCGGTGGCGCAGATGCGCGCCGTGGGGCGCACCTCCGTCGCCGTGCACTGGCGGGCGACGGCGGACTGCCGGGTCACCCTGCGCGCTGAATCGTTCGGCCGCCCGCACCTGCTGGCCGACCTGACCGAGGCCATCGCCCGCGAGGGGGTCGAGGTGGTCTCCGCGACCGTGGAGCCGCCGGTCGAACAGCGGGTCCGGCACAGCTACACCCTCCAGCTGCCCGACGCGGCCGGGCTGCCCGCGCTGATGCGGGCGATGCGGGACGTGCCGGGCGTGTACGACGTGAGCCGGGTGTAG
- the dapF gene encoding diaminopimelate epimerase encodes MTQTTLSFLKGHGTENDFVIVPDPDNAIELPASAVAKLCDRRAGIGADGVLHVVRSAAHPEAAHLADEAEWFMDYRNSDGSIAEMCGNGVRVFARYLQHAGHVEPGDLAVATRGGVKRVHLDKKGDVTVSMGRAELPAGEVTVSVDARSWTARNVNMGNPHAVAFVESLDHAGNLFAAPAFSPESAYPAGVNVEFVVDRGPRHVAMRVHERGSGETRSCGTGACAVAVAAIRRDGVDPAATGEPVAYTVDLPGGTLIITEHPDGQIDMTGPAVIVAAGEFEGSWLTETAFG; translated from the coding sequence GTGACGCAGACCACCCTCTCCTTCCTCAAGGGCCACGGCACCGAGAACGACTTCGTGATCGTCCCGGACCCGGACAACGCCATCGAGCTGCCCGCGTCCGCCGTCGCGAAGCTGTGCGACCGGCGCGCCGGAATCGGTGCTGACGGCGTCCTTCACGTCGTCCGGTCCGCCGCGCACCCCGAGGCCGCGCACCTGGCCGACGAAGCCGAGTGGTTCATGGACTACCGCAACAGCGACGGCTCCATCGCCGAGATGTGCGGCAATGGCGTGCGCGTCTTCGCCCGCTACCTCCAGCACGCCGGACACGTCGAACCGGGCGACCTCGCCGTCGCCACCCGCGGGGGCGTCAAGCGGGTGCACCTCGACAAGAAGGGCGACGTCACCGTCTCCATGGGCCGCGCCGAGCTGCCCGCCGGCGAGGTCACGGTCAGCGTCGACGCCCGGAGCTGGACCGCGCGGAACGTGAACATGGGCAACCCGCACGCGGTGGCCTTCGTCGAGAGCCTCGACCACGCGGGGAACCTGTTCGCCGCCCCCGCGTTCAGCCCGGAGTCCGCCTACCCGGCCGGGGTCAACGTCGAGTTCGTCGTCGACCGGGGCCCCCGACACGTCGCCATGCGCGTCCACGAGCGCGGCTCCGGCGAGACCCGCTCCTGCGGCACCGGCGCCTGCGCCGTCGCCGTGGCCGCCATCCGCCGCGACGGCGTCGACCCGGCCGCCACCGGCGAACCGGTCGCGTACACCGTCGACCTCCCCGGCGGAACCCTGATCATCACCGAACACCCCGACGGGCAGATCGACATGACCGGACCAGCCGTGATCGTGGCTGCGGGGGAGTTCGAGGGGTCCTGGCTCACCGAAACGGCTTTCGGCTAG